In Streptomyces hawaiiensis, one genomic interval encodes:
- a CDS encoding protein phosphatase 2C domain-containing protein, translating into MRTELTSEPGDADRPNEDFASVGLPASGQGGSVVVLDGVTPPKTGTGCLHSVPWFTARLGGALAELTVSLPDVPLVDALSRAIARTSEAHAATCDLSHPRTPQATVVVTRWNPDTVEYLLLSDSALLLESPDGVVTPVLDDRLALLPRSALATDALVDSTLRNKEGGFFTAAADPWVARRAVTGTLPRSEVRALAVLTDGATRWVERFEEGDWTDCFQSVRKEGPQALVDRVRTLERSDAAATFLGRGKRHDDATVVFVEF; encoded by the coding sequence ATGCGTACTGAACTCACCTCGGAACCGGGAGACGCCGACCGCCCCAACGAGGACTTCGCCAGTGTCGGGCTACCGGCCTCGGGACAGGGTGGTTCGGTCGTCGTCCTGGACGGCGTCACGCCACCGAAGACCGGGACGGGCTGTCTGCATTCCGTCCCCTGGTTCACCGCGCGCCTCGGTGGCGCACTGGCCGAACTGACCGTTTCACTCCCGGATGTTCCCCTCGTCGACGCCTTGTCCCGCGCCATCGCGCGTACCTCCGAGGCGCACGCCGCAACCTGTGACCTTTCTCACCCTCGAACACCGCAGGCCACCGTGGTCGTGACCCGCTGGAATCCGGACACCGTGGAGTATCTGCTCCTGTCCGACTCGGCTCTTCTGCTGGAATCCCCGGACGGCGTGGTGACACCCGTCCTCGACGACCGGCTGGCCCTGCTCCCCCGCTCGGCGCTGGCCACGGACGCGCTGGTGGACTCCACGCTCCGCAACAAGGAGGGCGGCTTCTTCACGGCGGCGGCGGATCCCTGGGTGGCCCGGCGGGCGGTGACCGGCACCCTGCCCCGCAGCGAGGTCCGCGCCCTTGCCGTGCTGACGGACGGCGCGACCCGCTGGGTGGAGCGGTTCGAGGAGGGCGACTGGACCGACTGCTTCCAGTCGGTCCGCAAGGAGGGCCCGCAGGCGCTGGTGGACCGGGTCCGGACGCTGGAGCGCTCGGACGCCGCCGCGACGTTCCTGGGCCGGGGCAAGCGGCACGACGACGCGACGGTGGTGTTCGTCGAGTTCTAG
- a CDS encoding sensor histidine kinase, whose amino-acid sequence MQKTRPRRTGKQTAPVQGAEPTPPTGKGRPTHVRNRLIVAVAVVAAAIAGAGAPSVLAASGQLHDSQKLVTLAEQTQDALALAHSLADERDDVTSYIAAGRPKSKAPSEQRSARVDRQVEEMRSDTDTPASLRSDLDDIAAVRRAALTGKSSALEAHQAYSAAITELHGLAEQLAQQTPPRAGAGGYALAELDSAVQQAAAARGLLLAALSVPRSTGTVIDPLTGLPTETSTSSDEDTRQRDALSAAAQQARLRSDAALADFRGTAPKPARASFDSTVTGTEVNSADKYLATLTDQPTLSRSDLATGSKKLDAALSARVDLMRGVESALYDRRTKDLEALRDDDVTALEIRIAVLGALMLLAVGVATGMARSLTRPLAVLRLGSKRLAEAEDPAAEEPVKFTGRNDEFAQAVRSVNALHAHAAALTERITTLESDRKHLVGQRQKMADAREELRGELAESAAQLERLRTAIGGTFVNLALRTLGLVERQLAVIENLEEREQDPDRLATLFKLDHFATVMRRHSENLLVLAGTEHVQHAAGPVPLVDVVRAAVSEIERYERVRIAALPPHAHIAGFAADDLSHLLAELMENATSFSPPDLPVEISGWLLENGEVMLSVQDEGIGMTEERLERLNSRLTDFDPEAPYDQEGEDGLGLGLYVVARLAHRHGVRVQLREQKQGGVAAVVVLPRTLLAAAPPVAVPTSGPLAGTAHSYSFPGADAEANSNVLHGRAAGDDPLVALAEKAVRQDEAAKPTTGTHHSEPAGAPEPAGGSESAGGSESARGSKPTEAAAPAAPAGPTAPAGATAHAGQAAHAERSASAEPPTPAGPTAADLAVSGDPAAPAASATYADPAVPAAPAASADLAVPGGPATPGDPSVSGGPATPADPSVSGGPATPGDPSVSGGPAAPADPAVPGDPAEPADLAVSGDPAAPAASATYADPAVPAAPAASADLAVPGGPATPGDPSVPGGPAAPADSATSADPAVPGDSAVPGDSAAPADPAAPGVPAASVDPVEAAAPVESLAETTMELLIPVQPEGSGPGRYGAVAGDGESGPQGPSAAGDASRTGDADGDESPEHERAPDEEEDRVTDKGLPKRTPKITAPTTAPRQRSGSVDADALRRRLGGFRQGAQAGYRDVEAEIAERTASHQRPATGAAGPAGSEEATGGTVEEASS is encoded by the coding sequence GTGCAGAAGACGCGGCCTCGTCGCACAGGCAAGCAGACGGCCCCCGTTCAGGGCGCTGAGCCGACGCCCCCCACCGGCAAGGGACGCCCCACGCACGTACGCAACCGGCTGATCGTCGCCGTGGCCGTCGTCGCCGCGGCCATCGCCGGTGCCGGCGCCCCGTCCGTTCTCGCCGCCTCCGGGCAACTCCACGACTCCCAGAAGCTGGTGACGCTCGCGGAGCAGACGCAGGACGCCCTCGCCCTCGCGCACTCCCTCGCCGACGAGCGGGACGACGTCACCTCCTACATCGCCGCCGGGCGCCCCAAGTCCAAGGCACCCTCCGAGCAGCGCAGCGCCCGGGTGGACCGGCAGGTCGAGGAGATGCGGTCCGACACCGACACGCCCGCCTCGCTGCGCTCCGACCTCGACGACATAGCGGCCGTACGCAGGGCGGCGCTCACCGGCAAGAGCAGCGCCCTCGAAGCGCACCAGGCGTACTCCGCCGCCATCACCGAACTCCACGGGCTCGCCGAGCAGCTGGCGCAGCAGACGCCGCCGCGCGCGGGTGCCGGCGGCTACGCGCTGGCCGAGCTGGACTCCGCCGTCCAGCAGGCCGCCGCGGCCCGCGGGCTGCTGCTCGCCGCGCTGAGCGTGCCGCGCAGCACCGGGACGGTCATCGACCCCCTCACCGGCCTGCCGACCGAGACCTCCACCTCCTCGGACGAGGACACCCGCCAGCGCGACGCCCTCAGCGCCGCCGCCCAGCAGGCCAGGCTGCGCTCCGACGCGGCTCTGGCCGACTTCCGCGGCACCGCGCCCAAGCCGGCCCGCGCCTCCTTCGACTCCACGGTCACCGGCACCGAGGTCAACTCCGCCGACAAGTACCTCGCCACCCTGACCGACCAGCCGACGCTCTCCCGCAGCGACCTCGCCACCGGCTCCAAGAAGCTGGACGCGGCCCTGTCCGCCCGCGTCGACCTGATGCGCGGCGTGGAGTCGGCCCTCTACGACCGCCGCACCAAGGACCTCGAGGCGCTGCGCGACGACGACGTCACCGCGCTGGAGATCCGCATCGCGGTCCTCGGCGCCCTCATGCTCCTCGCCGTCGGCGTCGCCACGGGCATGGCCCGCAGCCTCACCCGCCCCCTCGCGGTCCTGCGCCTGGGCTCCAAGCGCCTCGCCGAGGCCGAGGACCCGGCGGCCGAGGAGCCGGTGAAGTTCACCGGCCGCAACGACGAGTTCGCCCAGGCCGTCCGCTCCGTCAACGCCCTGCACGCGCACGCCGCCGCCCTCACCGAGCGGATCACCACGCTGGAGTCCGACCGCAAGCACCTCGTCGGGCAGCGCCAGAAGATGGCCGACGCGCGCGAGGAACTGCGCGGCGAACTCGCCGAGTCCGCCGCCCAGCTGGAGCGGCTGCGTACGGCCATCGGCGGGACGTTCGTCAACCTCGCGCTGCGCACCCTGGGCCTGGTCGAGCGGCAACTGGCCGTCATCGAGAACCTGGAGGAGCGCGAGCAGGACCCCGACCGGCTCGCCACTCTGTTCAAGCTCGACCACTTCGCGACGGTCATGCGCCGGCACAGCGAGAACCTGCTGGTCCTCGCCGGTACCGAGCACGTCCAGCATGCCGCCGGACCTGTGCCGCTGGTGGACGTCGTGCGGGCCGCGGTGAGCGAGATCGAGCGGTACGAGCGGGTCCGGATCGCCGCGCTGCCGCCGCACGCGCACATCGCCGGGTTCGCCGCGGACGACCTGTCCCACCTGCTGGCCGAACTCATGGAGAACGCCACCTCGTTCTCCCCGCCCGACCTGCCCGTCGAGATCTCCGGCTGGCTGCTGGAGAACGGCGAGGTCATGCTCTCCGTCCAGGACGAGGGCATCGGCATGACCGAGGAGCGGCTGGAGCGCCTCAACTCCCGCCTCACCGACTTCGACCCCGAGGCGCCGTACGACCAGGAGGGCGAGGACGGTCTCGGCCTAGGCCTGTACGTCGTGGCCCGGCTCGCCCACCGCCACGGCGTGCGCGTCCAGCTGCGCGAGCAGAAGCAGGGCGGTGTCGCGGCCGTCGTCGTCCTGCCGCGCACGCTCCTCGCCGCCGCCCCGCCCGTGGCCGTCCCGACCTCCGGCCCTCTCGCCGGCACGGCCCACTCCTACTCCTTCCCGGGCGCCGACGCCGAGGCCAACTCCAACGTCCTGCACGGCCGCGCGGCCGGAGACGACCCGTTGGTCGCCCTGGCGGAGAAGGCGGTACGTCAGGACGAAGCCGCGAAACCCACCACCGGCACCCACCACTCGGAACCGGCCGGGGCGCCGGAACCGGCTGGGGGCTCGGAATCGGCCGGGGGCTCGGAATCGGCCAGGGGGTCGAAACCGACCGAGGCGGCAGCCCCGGCGGCACCCGCCGGACCGACCGCACCCGCCGGAGCGACCGCACACGCCGGGCAGGCCGCGCACGCTGAGCGCTCCGCATCCGCCGAACCGCCGACGCCCGCTGGGCCGACAGCCGCCGACCTGGCCGTGTCCGGTGACCCGGCGGCGCCCGCTGCCTCGGCCACATATGCCGACCCGGCCGTGCCTGCCGCACCGGCGGCATCCGCCGACCTGGCCGTGCCCGGCGGCCCGGCGACGCCCGGTGACCCGTCCGTGTCCGGCGGCCCGGCGACGCCCGCCGACCCGTCCGTGTCCGGCGGCCCGGCGACGCCCGGTGACCCGTCCGTGTCCGGCGGCCCGGCGGCGCCCGCCGACCCAGCCGTCCCCGGCGACCCGGCAGAACCCGCAGACCTGGCCGTGTCCGGTGACCCGGCGGCGCCCGCTGCCTCGGCCACATATGCCGACCCGGCCGTGCCTGCCGCACCGGCGGCATCCGCCGACCTGGCCGTGCCCGGCGGCCCGGCGACGCCCGGTGACCCGTCCGTGCCCGGTGGCCCGGCGGCGCCCGCTGACTCGGCCACATCCGCCGACCCGGCCGTGCCCGGCGACTCGGCCGTGCCCGGCGACTCGGCCGCGCCCGCCGACCCGGCCGCGCCCGGCGTCCCGGCGGCATCCGTCGACCCGGTCGAGGCCGCTGCGCCCGTGGAGTCCCTCGCGGAGACCACGATGGAGCTGCTGATCCCGGTGCAGCCGGAGGGGTCGGGCCCGGGCCGGTACGGAGCCGTGGCCGGCGATGGGGAGAGCGGCCCGCAAGGGCCGTCCGCGGCCGGCGACGCGAGCCGTACGGGTGACGCGGACGGGGACGAGAGCCCGGAGCACGAGCGTGCGCCCGACGAGGAGGAGGACCGCGTCACCGACAAGGGCCTCCCCAAGCGCACCCCGAAGATCACCGCACCGACCACCGCCCCGCGCCAGCGCAGCGGCTCCGTCGACGCCGACGCGCTGCGCCGCCGTCTCGGCGGCTTCCGCCAGGGCGCCCAGGCCGGGTACCGGGACGTGGAGGCGGAGATCGCCGAGAGGACGGCCTCGCACCAGCGGCCGGCCACCGGCGCAGCAGGACCAGCTGGATCCGAAGAAGCCACGGGGGGCACAGTCGAGGAGGCAAGCAGTTGA
- a CDS encoding roadblock/LC7 domain-containing protein, whose translation MTAPSTFGLIGLSSEARNLHWLLTNLVEEVPGILSVAVVSSDGLLLLSSDDHRNKEAREALQARGTRRTGPRGSAADLATVVSGIGSLTVGAARLMDFGGVRHTMIAMDEGSLFVMSISDGSLLGVHGSADCDMSVVAYHMALFVGRAGHVLTPELRSELRKSLEDSQTAGSAR comes from the coding sequence TTGACCGCTCCCAGTACCTTCGGACTGATCGGACTGAGCAGTGAGGCCCGCAACCTGCACTGGCTTTTGACCAACCTCGTCGAGGAGGTACCCGGCATCCTCTCGGTCGCGGTCGTCTCGTCGGACGGACTGCTGCTGCTCTCCTCCGACGACCACCGCAACAAGGAGGCGAGGGAGGCCCTGCAGGCCCGCGGGACCCGGCGCACCGGCCCGCGCGGCTCCGCCGCCGACCTGGCCACCGTCGTCTCCGGCATCGGCAGCCTCACCGTCGGCGCCGCCAGGCTGATGGATTTCGGCGGGGTCCGGCACACGATGATCGCGATGGACGAGGGCAGCCTGTTCGTGATGTCGATCAGCGACGGCTCGCTGCTCGGCGTCCACGGCTCCGCGGACTGCGACATGAGCGTGGTGGCGTACCACATGGCCCTGTTCGTCGGCCGCGCCGGCCACGTGCTGACGCCCGAACTCCGCAGCGAGCTCCGTAAATCCCTGGAGGATTCCCAGACGGCGGGGAGTGCCCGATGA